TTTGAGTCGTCATTGTCCCTACGTGCAGCACATTAAATTTGAATTAGCAAAACTGGGACAGGACTATATACAAAGTGCAGATAGTAGTTTAGGAATTGTGGCAATTAGTGCTAATGATGCCAATACTCATCCTGATGATGCACCGGAATCTTTAAAAGAATTTGCACAAGAGTTAGATTTAGCTTATCCACTTCTGTTTGACGAAACTCAAGCAACTGCAAAGAACTTTTTTGCTGCTTGTACTCCTGACTTTTTTCTATTTGATGCTAGCCGAAGACTTGTTTATCGCGGACAATTAGATGATAGCCGTCCTCAAAGCGGAATACCTGTAACCGGGAAAGATTTGCGCGCTGCAATTAATACTGTTTTGATAGGCCAGCCTGTGACTTGGCAACAAAAACCTAGCATTGGTTGTAACATTAAATGGAAGCCAGGAAATGAACCTGTCTATTTCAAAAATCCCGCAATCGCAGTTTGATATATAGTTTCTTAATCAAAAGATTGCTGTAATTTGAGCCGTCTTCAATTATTATGAAGAGTGCTGAGGTAAAAGCTTATCTACAGAAGGTAAGTAGTTCTAGCTTAACTCAGCACAGGCTATGTTAACAAAATTCAGCAAGCATTTGATGGAATTACTATGCCCATTCCTGAACCACAAAAACGCTTTTTAGAGCAGATTATTTCTCAATTAAAAAGAGATGATCGCTTGTTAGGTGTAGCCATTGGTGGTTCATATTTGAGTGGGGAAATGGATGAATATTCCGACCTCGACTTAATTATTGTTGTGGCTGATGTTCATTATCAAGATATATTGCATGAGCGCAAGCTTTTCGCTAATAGGTTGGGTTCATTACTAGCGGCTTTCACAGGCGAACACGTCGGAGAACCCAGACTGTTAATTTGTTTATATGAAAATCCGCTTTTACACGTTGACTTTAAATTTTTGGTCTTAGAAGATTTTAAAATACATCGAATAGAAAATCCTATTGTTTTATGGGAGCAAGACAATTTATTAACCTTAGCTATACAAGATAATCCACGAACTTATCCACCTTTAGATTTACAGTGGATTGAAGACCGCTTTTGGGTTTGGGTACACTACGGTGCAACCAAATTAGGTAGAGGCGAACTTTTTGAAGCTATTGATTTTATTTCTTTTATTCGCGGACAAGTTCTGGCTCCATTAGCCAAAATGCAAGCAGGATTACTCCCTCGCGGTGTGAGAAATTTAGAAAAAGAACTGCCTCATTTATTAGCTGATTTTCGTCAGACTATTCCCATAAAACACGATCGCCTTGAGATTGCCAAAGCTTTGCAACATAGTATTTACCTATATCGTCAGTTTCGCTCAGCATTAAATAAACCCGATTTGGTTTTGCATTCTTCAGCAGAGAATTCTTCTATGGAATATCTGCAAACAATTATAGATAGCTGGTTTTAGATAGGAATGAAACTAAAGTGCGATCGCTCTTTTTTTAGGTAAGAAAAACAAGCGAAAAACCCCAAACCTATGATTTGGTGGGGTTGCAAAAACACTATTTATTTATTCGTCACTCGGAAAAAATTCATACTGAATTCTGACTCCTGAATTCTATTTTTGATAACCACCTAACCAAGCACTCAAATCATACGTACCTTTACCTGCATCAATAATAGAGGCTAAATTACTCACATCAATTAATTGCGAAGCACTAGATGAAGCTCTACTACCTCCACCATAAAATAAATTGAGTCCGCGATTAGTTGGCCCTGGACTACTTGCATCAGCTAATCCACTAACACTCACTGTATTACCAAAAGGGTTAACAAAATCAAATCCTGTGGCACCATATTTCAACACACTAAAATCACCAGTTTTAGTCCAACCAGGGATAGCAGGTATGTCAGTACCCACGGCATTACTAATGCCATCTCCTAGTCCCTGTTCTGCATCTCCATTAACAATTAAGTTAGTGCCTAGAGTAGCTGCATAAATTGGGTTGGAAAGTAGAAGAGTAGCGCTAAATCCTGCTATTAAGCTTAAACTTAACTTGGCAATTTTTTGTGAAAATGCAGATAACATAGTTTGTTGAATCATGGTTTTTTGGATGTTTTGCTGAAATTGTAATTAGATTACTCATGAAAGCAGATTTGGAGATATAAAATTTGCTATTCATCAGCTAAATTAACTAATTTACTTTTCAACAAATGCTTGTTTTTTTAAGTAAAAAACCGATCGGAAAATGTGACACTGACAGCACGAGCTATCAATGAAAAGGCAAAAAAATGCTTTTTCATAGTTTTGATCTAATATTGTTGCTATGACGACTCGGCGGATTTTCAGAAAGTATTACTTGAGTCAGAAAAATCTGGGTAGTGAAAAAAAGATCTTCACTTCCCCATCAGCTTTATAGACGTACGCTGATATATGCTTGCTTTCTCGGATAAAGTCATACTACCAACATTGTTGGATAAGATCAATCGAACTACGTAGTTAAATCATGACTTTACCAAACCTTTATGCTATCCTAGTGGCTGAATCTCAATCTCTAAACGATAGGCGATCGCTACAACACCACAGCTTTGAATTCTTAGTAATATGATTACCAACCCAAACAACACCAATTTAGTTGGTAATAATTGTGTAAAATTACGCGAGCAGACTTGACAAGGATCGCATCGTGTCAGCAATCCTGTAGCCAAAAATGTTGAAGAATGAAGAAAAGCGATCGCACTACTGCAAACTGAAGATATTCCCAGAGAACTCAGTCATCCCATATTAAAAACTCAGCAATAAAGGTAATGAAAGAAAATAGCATCATCACTGGTTTTCATGCTCATGTCTACTACGATACAGAAACTCGTGACATTGCTGCCCGTATCCGAGATGGATTAGGAGCTAGATTTGAAGTACGGTTGGGACGCTGGCACGATCAGCCTATTGGCCCCCATCCCAAATCGATGTATCAAGTTGCATTCTCACCAAACCAATTTACGCAAGTCGTCCCCTGGTTAATGCTCAACCGTGAAGGGTTGGATATTCTCGTCCACCCGGAAACAGGCGATGATGTCACAGATCATACAGCCCATGCCTTGTGGCTAGGGGAGAAACTAGAACTGAATATTGCTTTTCTACAACGAATCAAACCCAACGCCTCTTAATTACGAATTACCCTAACGCTAGCTCAAACTCAAGTATATGCGATCGCCTTGAGATAGCTTGCCGTTGAACTCTTTGGCAAAAAATAAAAGCGAAGTTGCTAAAAATGCCTATTTATAATTCCATTGGTCAACAATATTCAAAAACTCGCATCCCTGATATCCGCATTGTTAATCAACTAATTGACTTACTCAATTTACCTCAAGGTAGCACTATCGCTGATATTGGTGCTGGTACAGGCGGTTACAGCCTAGCTTTAGCTAACCAAGGATTTTTTGTTCGTGCTGTTGAACCTTCTTTAGTGATGCAAAAACAAGCAGTAGAACATCCACAAGTGAAGTGGTTCACTGGCTATGCAGAAAATTTACCTCTACCAGATAAGTCTGTTGATGCTGTTATCAGTATCCTGGCAATTCATCACTTTACTCATCTCGAAAAAGCTTTTCATGAAATGTACAGAGTTATTAGAGATGGGACAATAGTTTTACTAACTTTTGATATTAGGTTTGCTCAGAAGATATGGCTTTATGATTATTTTCCCTTTTTGTGGGAAGATGCTTTGCGATTTTTACCACTTCACGAACAGATTAATTTAATTCAGACTAATACTCAAAGGCGTGTTGAAGCTATACCCCTTTTATTACCACATGATTTATCTGATTTATTCGCAGCAGCAGCCTGGAGAAAACCAGAGTTATATCTGCAACCAGAAGTACGTGCTGGAATCTCATCTTTTGCATTAGCAAATCAAGATTTAGTAGCACAAGGATTACAGTTATTGGCAGCAGATTTAAGTAGTGGAGAATGGATAAAAAAGTATGGAGATATTCGCAATTTGGCAGAAATTGATTTAGGCTATCGTTTTATCTGCGCAAGACTGGATAGTTAAACCACGATTTTAATTTGAATTTATAACATATAAACAATTGATATAGTAAAAAAATGCAATTAATAGAAACCTTTTCTACACGCCGATTGCTTGCTGAAAGATTGCGTTTTCAACATTTGCATGAACTTTACCGTATGCACCAGAATTTAAAAGTTATGGCAACTTTAGGCGGTATTCGTTCTGATGAAGAAACCAGGCTGTTTATTTTCAATAACTTGCATCATTGGGAACAGTATGGATTCGGTTTATGGGTATTTCGAGATCGAGTTAATCGTCAGTTTGTTGGTCG
The genomic region above belongs to Calothrix sp. NIES-2098 and contains:
- a CDS encoding DOPA-dioxygenase-like protein; its protein translation is MKENSIITGFHAHVYYDTETRDIAARIRDGLGARFEVRLGRWHDQPIGPHPKSMYQVAFSPNQFTQVVPWLMLNREGLDILVHPETGDDVTDHTAHALWLGEKLELNIAFLQRIKPNAS
- a CDS encoding putative MerR-family transcriptional regulator, whose protein sequence is MPIYNSIGQQYSKTRIPDIRIVNQLIDLLNLPQGSTIADIGAGTGGYSLALANQGFFVRAVEPSLVMQKQAVEHPQVKWFTGYAENLPLPDKSVDAVISILAIHHFTHLEKAFHEMYRVIRDGTIVLLTFDIRFAQKIWLYDYFPFLWEDALRFLPLHEQINLIQTNTQRRVEAIPLLLPHDLSDLFAAAAWRKPELYLQPEVRAGISSFALANQDLVAQGLQLLAADLSSGEWIKKYGDIRNLAEIDLGYRFICARLDS